A genomic region of Mus musculus strain C57BL/6J chromosome 7, GRCm38.p6 C57BL/6J contains the following coding sequences:
- the Stx4a gene encoding syntaxin-4, which produces MRDRTHELRQGDNISDDEDEVRVALVVHSGAARLGSPDDEFFQKVQTIRQTMAKLESKVRELEKQQVTILATPLPEESMKQGLQNLREEIKQLGREVRAQLKAIEPQKEEADENYNSVNTRMKKTQHGVLSQQFVELINKCNSMQSEYREKNVERIRRQLKITNAGMVSDEELEQMLDSGQSEVFVSNILKDTQVTRQALNEISARHSEIQQLERSIRELHEIFTFLATEVEMQGEMINRIEKNILSSADYVERGQEHVKIALENQKKARKKKVMIAICVSVTVLILAVIIGITITVG; this is translated from the exons ATGCGCGACAGGACCCACGAGTTGAGGCAG GGGGATAACATCTCAGACGATGAAGATGAGGTTCGAGTCGCGCTGGTGGTGCACTCAGGTGCTGCCCGGTTGGGCAGCCCGGACGACGAGTTCTTCCAGAAG GTGCAGACAATTCGGCAGACTATGGCCAAACTGGAGAGTAAAGTCCGGGAGTTGGAGAAACAGCAGGTCACCATCCTGGCCACGCCTCTTCCCGAGGAGA GCATGAAGCAGGGCCTGCAGAACCTGCGAGAGGAGATCAAACAGCTGGGGAGAGAGGTCCGGGCGCAGCTAAAAG CCATAGAGCCCCAGAAGGAGGAAGCTGATGAGAATTACAACTCAGTCAACACAAGGATGAAGAAAACCCAG CATGGAGTCCTGTCCCAGCAATTTGTCGAGCTCATCAACAAGTGCAACTCAATGCAGTCCGAATACCGAGAGAAGAATGTGGAGCGGATCCGGAGGCAGCTGAAGATCA CCAATGCTGGAATGGTGTCTGACGAGGAGCTGGAACAGATGCTGGACAGTGGGCAGAGTGAGGTGTTTGTGTCTAAT ATCCTGAAGGACACGCAGGTGACTCGGCAGGCCCTGAATGAGATCTCTGCGCGGCACAGTGAGATCCAGCAGTTGGAGCGCAGTATCCGAGAGCTCCATGAGATCTTTACGTTTCTAGCTACGGAGGTGGAGATGCAG GGGGAGATGATCAACCGCATCGAGAAGAACATCCTGAGCTCGGCCGACTACGTGGAACGTGGGCAAGAGCACGTCAAGATAGCCCTAGAGAATCAGAAGAAGGCGAGGAAG AAAAAAGTCATGATTGccatctgtgtctctgtcactgttCTCATCTTGGCTGTCATCATTGGCATCACCATAACCGTTGGATAA
- the Stx4a gene encoding syntaxin-4 isoform X4: MRDRTHELRQGDNISDDEDEVRVALVVHSGAARLGSPDDEFFQKVQTIRQTMAKLESKVRELEKQQVTILATPLPEESMKQGLQNLREEIKQLGREVRAQLKAIEPQKEEADENYNSVNTRMKKTQHGVLSQQFVELINKCNSMQSEYREKNVERIRRQLKITNAGMVSDEELEQMLDSGQSEVFVSNILKDTQVTRQALNEISARHSEIQQLERSIRELHEIFTFLATEVEMQGEMINRIEKNILSSADYVERGQEHVKIALENQKKARKVSLAPSPGLGHSRVTVRDPSSPTEKSHDCHLCLCHCSHLGCHHWHHHNRWIMSHVLGIGRDRDPAFVEVGQASN, encoded by the exons ATGCGCGACAGGACCCACGAGTTGAGGCAG GGGGATAACATCTCAGACGATGAAGATGAGGTTCGAGTCGCGCTGGTGGTGCACTCAGGTGCTGCCCGGTTGGGCAGCCCGGACGACGAGTTCTTCCAGAAG GTGCAGACAATTCGGCAGACTATGGCCAAACTGGAGAGTAAAGTCCGGGAGTTGGAGAAACAGCAGGTCACCATCCTGGCCACGCCTCTTCCCGAGGAGA GCATGAAGCAGGGCCTGCAGAACCTGCGAGAGGAGATCAAACAGCTGGGGAGAGAGGTCCGGGCGCAGCTAAAAG CCATAGAGCCCCAGAAGGAGGAAGCTGATGAGAATTACAACTCAGTCAACACAAGGATGAAGAAAACCCAG CATGGAGTCCTGTCCCAGCAATTTGTCGAGCTCATCAACAAGTGCAACTCAATGCAGTCCGAATACCGAGAGAAGAATGTGGAGCGGATCCGGAGGCAGCTGAAGATCA CCAATGCTGGAATGGTGTCTGACGAGGAGCTGGAACAGATGCTGGACAGTGGGCAGAGTGAGGTGTTTGTGTCTAAT ATCCTGAAGGACACGCAGGTGACTCGGCAGGCCCTGAATGAGATCTCTGCGCGGCACAGTGAGATCCAGCAGTTGGAGCGCAGTATCCGAGAGCTCCATGAGATCTTTACGTTTCTAGCTACGGAGGTGGAGATGCAG GGGGAGATGATCAACCGCATCGAGAAGAACATCCTGAGCTCGGCCGACTACGTGGAACGTGGGCAAGAGCACGTCAAGATAGCCCTAGAGAATCAGAAGAAGGCGAGGAAGGTAAGCCTGGCCCCCAGCCCCGGCCTTGGGCACTCCAGAGTGACTGTCCGTGACCCTTCCTCTCCCACAGAAAAAAGTCATGATTGccatctgtgtctctgtcactgttCTCATCTTGGCTGTCATCATTGGCATCACCATAACCGTTGGATAATGTCACATGTTCTTG GCAttgggagagacagagacccagCTTTTGTGGAGGTGGGGCAGGCCTCCAACTGA
- the Stx4a gene encoding syntaxin-4 isoform X1: protein MRDRTHELRQGDNISDDEDEVRVALVVHSGAARLGSPDDEFFQKVQTIRQTMAKLESKVRELEKQQVTILATPLPEESMKQGLQNLREEIKQLGREVRAQLKAIEPQKEEADENYNSVNTRMKKTQHGVLSQQFVELINKCNSMQSEYREKNVERIRRQLKITNAGMVSDEELEQMLDSGQSEVFVSNILKDTQVTRQALNEISARHSEIQQLERSIRELHEIFTFLATEVEMQGEMINRIEKNILSSADYVERGQEHVKIALENQKKARKVSLAPSPGLGHSRVTVRDPSSPTEKSHDCHLCLCHCSHLGCHHWHHHNRWIMSHVLGEKWRACPIPGSSLPASCQTHFFLLPLQALGETETQLLWRWGRPPTEPVRTLDLVQRACGSSWVGSCSFMESSPGVLHNACETVFNVLFVWDTWFCKKFKKKKKKKKERKKRIRRSLEPAVQCVLERLAQASSIHSPSAWPWLTPALV from the exons ATGCGCGACAGGACCCACGAGTTGAGGCAG GGGGATAACATCTCAGACGATGAAGATGAGGTTCGAGTCGCGCTGGTGGTGCACTCAGGTGCTGCCCGGTTGGGCAGCCCGGACGACGAGTTCTTCCAGAAG GTGCAGACAATTCGGCAGACTATGGCCAAACTGGAGAGTAAAGTCCGGGAGTTGGAGAAACAGCAGGTCACCATCCTGGCCACGCCTCTTCCCGAGGAGA GCATGAAGCAGGGCCTGCAGAACCTGCGAGAGGAGATCAAACAGCTGGGGAGAGAGGTCCGGGCGCAGCTAAAAG CCATAGAGCCCCAGAAGGAGGAAGCTGATGAGAATTACAACTCAGTCAACACAAGGATGAAGAAAACCCAG CATGGAGTCCTGTCCCAGCAATTTGTCGAGCTCATCAACAAGTGCAACTCAATGCAGTCCGAATACCGAGAGAAGAATGTGGAGCGGATCCGGAGGCAGCTGAAGATCA CCAATGCTGGAATGGTGTCTGACGAGGAGCTGGAACAGATGCTGGACAGTGGGCAGAGTGAGGTGTTTGTGTCTAAT ATCCTGAAGGACACGCAGGTGACTCGGCAGGCCCTGAATGAGATCTCTGCGCGGCACAGTGAGATCCAGCAGTTGGAGCGCAGTATCCGAGAGCTCCATGAGATCTTTACGTTTCTAGCTACGGAGGTGGAGATGCAG GGGGAGATGATCAACCGCATCGAGAAGAACATCCTGAGCTCGGCCGACTACGTGGAACGTGGGCAAGAGCACGTCAAGATAGCCCTAGAGAATCAGAAGAAGGCGAGGAAGGTAAGCCTGGCCCCCAGCCCCGGCCTTGGGCACTCCAGAGTGACTGTCCGTGACCCTTCCTCTCCCACAGAAAAAAGTCATGATTGccatctgtgtctctgtcactgttCTCATCTTGGCTGTCATCATTGGCATCACCATAACCGTTGGATAATGTCACATGTTCTTGGTGAGAAATGGCGGGCCTGCCCCATCCCTGGCAGCAGCCTCCCCGCCTCCTGTCAGacccatttctttctccttcccttgcaGGCAttgggagagacagagacccagCTTTTGTGGAGGTGGGGCAGGCCTCCAACTGAACCCGTCCGCACACTGGACCTTGTGCAGAGGGCCTGCGGCTCGTCCTGGGTTGGCAGCTGCTCATTCATGGAGTCCTCCCCTGGAGTCCTCCACAATGCCTGCGAGACAGTTTTCAATGTCCTGTTTGTCTGGGATACATGGttttgtaaaaaatttaaaaaaaaaaaaaaaaaaaaaaaagaaagaaagaaaagaataagaagaagCTTGGAGCCAGCTGTGCAGTGTGTTCTGGAAAGGTTGGCCCAGGCCTCAAGTATCCATTCTCCTTCCGCCTGGCCATGGCTGACGCCAGCTCTGGTCTAG
- the Stx4a gene encoding syntaxin-4 isoform X3, whose amino-acid sequence MRDRTHELRQGDNISDDEDEVRVALVVHSGAARLGSPDDEFFQKVQTIRQTMAKLESKVRELEKQQVTILATPLPEESMKQGLQNLREEIKQLGREVRAQLKAIEPQKEEADENYNSVNTRMKKTQHGVLSQQFVELINKCNSMQSEYREKNVERIRRQLKITNAGMVSDEELEQMLDSGQSEVFVSNILKDTQVTRQALNEISARHSEIQQLERSIRELHEIFTFLATEVEMQGEMINRIEKNILSSADYVERGQEHVKIALENQKKARKALGETETQLLWRWGRPPTEPVRTLDLVQRACGSSWVGSCSFMESSPGVLHNACETVFNVLFVWDTWFCKKFKKKKKKKKERKKRIRRSLEPAVQCVLERLAQASSIHSPSAWPWLTPALV is encoded by the exons ATGCGCGACAGGACCCACGAGTTGAGGCAG GGGGATAACATCTCAGACGATGAAGATGAGGTTCGAGTCGCGCTGGTGGTGCACTCAGGTGCTGCCCGGTTGGGCAGCCCGGACGACGAGTTCTTCCAGAAG GTGCAGACAATTCGGCAGACTATGGCCAAACTGGAGAGTAAAGTCCGGGAGTTGGAGAAACAGCAGGTCACCATCCTGGCCACGCCTCTTCCCGAGGAGA GCATGAAGCAGGGCCTGCAGAACCTGCGAGAGGAGATCAAACAGCTGGGGAGAGAGGTCCGGGCGCAGCTAAAAG CCATAGAGCCCCAGAAGGAGGAAGCTGATGAGAATTACAACTCAGTCAACACAAGGATGAAGAAAACCCAG CATGGAGTCCTGTCCCAGCAATTTGTCGAGCTCATCAACAAGTGCAACTCAATGCAGTCCGAATACCGAGAGAAGAATGTGGAGCGGATCCGGAGGCAGCTGAAGATCA CCAATGCTGGAATGGTGTCTGACGAGGAGCTGGAACAGATGCTGGACAGTGGGCAGAGTGAGGTGTTTGTGTCTAAT ATCCTGAAGGACACGCAGGTGACTCGGCAGGCCCTGAATGAGATCTCTGCGCGGCACAGTGAGATCCAGCAGTTGGAGCGCAGTATCCGAGAGCTCCATGAGATCTTTACGTTTCTAGCTACGGAGGTGGAGATGCAG GGGGAGATGATCAACCGCATCGAGAAGAACATCCTGAGCTCGGCCGACTACGTGGAACGTGGGCAAGAGCACGTCAAGATAGCCCTAGAGAATCAGAAGAAGGCGAGGAAG GCAttgggagagacagagacccagCTTTTGTGGAGGTGGGGCAGGCCTCCAACTGAACCCGTCCGCACACTGGACCTTGTGCAGAGGGCCTGCGGCTCGTCCTGGGTTGGCAGCTGCTCATTCATGGAGTCCTCCCCTGGAGTCCTCCACAATGCCTGCGAGACAGTTTTCAATGTCCTGTTTGTCTGGGATACATGGttttgtaaaaaatttaaaaaaaaaaaaaaaaaaaaaaaagaaagaaagaaaagaataagaagaagCTTGGAGCCAGCTGTGCAGTGTGTTCTGGAAAGGTTGGCCCAGGCCTCAAGTATCCATTCTCCTTCCGCCTGGCCATGGCTGACGCCAGCTCTGGTCTAG
- the Stx4a gene encoding syntaxin-4 isoform X6, which yields MRDRTHELRQGDNISDDEDEVRVALVVHSGAARLGSPDDEFFQKVQTIRQTMAKLESKVRELEKQQVTILATPLPEESMKQGLQNLREEIKQLGREVRAQLKAIEPQKEEADENYNSVNTRMKKTQHGVLSQQFVELINKCNSMQSEYREKNVERIRRQLKITNAGMVSDEELEQMLDSGQSEVFVSNILKDTQVTRQALNEISARHSEIQQLERSIRELHEIFTFLATEVEMQGEMIKGDDQSIYLVSLGRGR from the exons ATGCGCGACAGGACCCACGAGTTGAGGCAG GGGGATAACATCTCAGACGATGAAGATGAGGTTCGAGTCGCGCTGGTGGTGCACTCAGGTGCTGCCCGGTTGGGCAGCCCGGACGACGAGTTCTTCCAGAAG GTGCAGACAATTCGGCAGACTATGGCCAAACTGGAGAGTAAAGTCCGGGAGTTGGAGAAACAGCAGGTCACCATCCTGGCCACGCCTCTTCCCGAGGAGA GCATGAAGCAGGGCCTGCAGAACCTGCGAGAGGAGATCAAACAGCTGGGGAGAGAGGTCCGGGCGCAGCTAAAAG CCATAGAGCCCCAGAAGGAGGAAGCTGATGAGAATTACAACTCAGTCAACACAAGGATGAAGAAAACCCAG CATGGAGTCCTGTCCCAGCAATTTGTCGAGCTCATCAACAAGTGCAACTCAATGCAGTCCGAATACCGAGAGAAGAATGTGGAGCGGATCCGGAGGCAGCTGAAGATCA CCAATGCTGGAATGGTGTCTGACGAGGAGCTGGAACAGATGCTGGACAGTGGGCAGAGTGAGGTGTTTGTGTCTAAT ATCCTGAAGGACACGCAGGTGACTCGGCAGGCCCTGAATGAGATCTCTGCGCGGCACAGTGAGATCCAGCAGTTGGAGCGCAGTATCCGAGAGCTCCATGAGATCTTTACGTTTCTAGCTACGGAGGTGGAGATGCAG GGGGAGATGATCAAAGGAGatgatcaatctatctatctcGTGTCTCTGGGCAGGGGGAGatga
- the Stx4a gene encoding syntaxin-4 isoform X2 — protein MAKLESKVRELEKQQVTILATPLPEESMKQGLQNLREEIKQLGREVRAQLKAIEPQKEEADENYNSVNTRMKKTQHGVLSQQFVELINKCNSMQSEYREKNVERIRRQLKITNAGMVSDEELEQMLDSGQSEVFVSNILKDTQVTRQALNEISARHSEIQQLERSIRELHEIFTFLATEVEMQGEMINRIEKNILSSADYVERGQEHVKIALENQKKARKVSLAPSPGLGHSRVTVRDPSSPTEKSHDCHLCLCHCSHLGCHHWHHHNRWIMSHVLGEKWRACPIPGSSLPASCQTHFFLLPLQALGETETQLLWRWGRPPTEPVRTLDLVQRACGSSWVGSCSFMESSPGVLHNACETVFNVLFVWDTWFCKKFKKKKKKKKERKKRIRRSLEPAVQCVLERLAQASSIHSPSAWPWLTPALV, from the exons ATGGCCAAACTGGAGAGTAAAGTCCGGGAGTTGGAGAAACAGCAGGTCACCATCCTGGCCACGCCTCTTCCCGAGGAGA GCATGAAGCAGGGCCTGCAGAACCTGCGAGAGGAGATCAAACAGCTGGGGAGAGAGGTCCGGGCGCAGCTAAAAG CCATAGAGCCCCAGAAGGAGGAAGCTGATGAGAATTACAACTCAGTCAACACAAGGATGAAGAAAACCCAG CATGGAGTCCTGTCCCAGCAATTTGTCGAGCTCATCAACAAGTGCAACTCAATGCAGTCCGAATACCGAGAGAAGAATGTGGAGCGGATCCGGAGGCAGCTGAAGATCA CCAATGCTGGAATGGTGTCTGACGAGGAGCTGGAACAGATGCTGGACAGTGGGCAGAGTGAGGTGTTTGTGTCTAAT ATCCTGAAGGACACGCAGGTGACTCGGCAGGCCCTGAATGAGATCTCTGCGCGGCACAGTGAGATCCAGCAGTTGGAGCGCAGTATCCGAGAGCTCCATGAGATCTTTACGTTTCTAGCTACGGAGGTGGAGATGCAG GGGGAGATGATCAACCGCATCGAGAAGAACATCCTGAGCTCGGCCGACTACGTGGAACGTGGGCAAGAGCACGTCAAGATAGCCCTAGAGAATCAGAAGAAGGCGAGGAAGGTAAGCCTGGCCCCCAGCCCCGGCCTTGGGCACTCCAGAGTGACTGTCCGTGACCCTTCCTCTCCCACAGAAAAAAGTCATGATTGccatctgtgtctctgtcactgttCTCATCTTGGCTGTCATCATTGGCATCACCATAACCGTTGGATAATGTCACATGTTCTTGGTGAGAAATGGCGGGCCTGCCCCATCCCTGGCAGCAGCCTCCCCGCCTCCTGTCAGacccatttctttctccttcccttgcaGGCAttgggagagacagagacccagCTTTTGTGGAGGTGGGGCAGGCCTCCAACTGAACCCGTCCGCACACTGGACCTTGTGCAGAGGGCCTGCGGCTCGTCCTGGGTTGGCAGCTGCTCATTCATGGAGTCCTCCCCTGGAGTCCTCCACAATGCCTGCGAGACAGTTTTCAATGTCCTGTTTGTCTGGGATACATGGttttgtaaaaaatttaaaaaaaaaaaaaaaaaaaaaaaagaaagaaagaaaagaataagaagaagCTTGGAGCCAGCTGTGCAGTGTGTTCTGGAAAGGTTGGCCCAGGCCTCAAGTATCCATTCTCCTTCCGCCTGGCCATGGCTGACGCCAGCTCTGGTCTAG
- the Stx4a gene encoding syntaxin-4 isoform X5, producing the protein MAKLESKVRELEKQQVTILATPLPEESMKQGLQNLREEIKQLGREVRAQLKAIEPQKEEADENYNSVNTRMKKTQHGVLSQQFVELINKCNSMQSEYREKNVERIRRQLKITNAGMVSDEELEQMLDSGQSEVFVSNILKDTQVTRQALNEISARHSEIQQLERSIRELHEIFTFLATEVEMQGEMINRIEKNILSSADYVERGQEHVKIALENQKKARKALGETETQLLWRWGRPPTEPVRTLDLVQRACGSSWVGSCSFMESSPGVLHNACETVFNVLFVWDTWFCKKFKKKKKKKKERKKRIRRSLEPAVQCVLERLAQASSIHSPSAWPWLTPALV; encoded by the exons ATGGCCAAACTGGAGAGTAAAGTCCGGGAGTTGGAGAAACAGCAGGTCACCATCCTGGCCACGCCTCTTCCCGAGGAGA GCATGAAGCAGGGCCTGCAGAACCTGCGAGAGGAGATCAAACAGCTGGGGAGAGAGGTCCGGGCGCAGCTAAAAG CCATAGAGCCCCAGAAGGAGGAAGCTGATGAGAATTACAACTCAGTCAACACAAGGATGAAGAAAACCCAG CATGGAGTCCTGTCCCAGCAATTTGTCGAGCTCATCAACAAGTGCAACTCAATGCAGTCCGAATACCGAGAGAAGAATGTGGAGCGGATCCGGAGGCAGCTGAAGATCA CCAATGCTGGAATGGTGTCTGACGAGGAGCTGGAACAGATGCTGGACAGTGGGCAGAGTGAGGTGTTTGTGTCTAAT ATCCTGAAGGACACGCAGGTGACTCGGCAGGCCCTGAATGAGATCTCTGCGCGGCACAGTGAGATCCAGCAGTTGGAGCGCAGTATCCGAGAGCTCCATGAGATCTTTACGTTTCTAGCTACGGAGGTGGAGATGCAG GGGGAGATGATCAACCGCATCGAGAAGAACATCCTGAGCTCGGCCGACTACGTGGAACGTGGGCAAGAGCACGTCAAGATAGCCCTAGAGAATCAGAAGAAGGCGAGGAAG GCAttgggagagacagagacccagCTTTTGTGGAGGTGGGGCAGGCCTCCAACTGAACCCGTCCGCACACTGGACCTTGTGCAGAGGGCCTGCGGCTCGTCCTGGGTTGGCAGCTGCTCATTCATGGAGTCCTCCCCTGGAGTCCTCCACAATGCCTGCGAGACAGTTTTCAATGTCCTGTTTGTCTGGGATACATGGttttgtaaaaaatttaaaaaaaaaaaaaaaaaaaaaaaagaaagaaagaaaagaataagaagaagCTTGGAGCCAGCTGTGCAGTGTGTTCTGGAAAGGTTGGCCCAGGCCTCAAGTATCCATTCTCCTTCCGCCTGGCCATGGCTGACGCCAGCTCTGGTCTAG
- the Stx4a gene encoding syntaxin-4 isoform X7: protein MAKLESKVRELEKQQVTILATPLPEESMKQGLQNLREEIKQLGREVRAQLKAIEPQKEEADENYNSVNTRMKKTQHGVLSQQFVELINKCNSMQSEYREKNVERIRRQLKITNAGMVSDEELEQMLDSGQSEVFVSNILKDTQVTRQALNEISARHSEIQQLERSIRELHEIFTFLATEVEMQGEMINRIEKNILSSADYVERGQEHVKIALENQKKARKKKVMIAICVSVTVLILAVIIGITITVG, encoded by the exons ATGGCCAAACTGGAGAGTAAAGTCCGGGAGTTGGAGAAACAGCAGGTCACCATCCTGGCCACGCCTCTTCCCGAGGAGA GCATGAAGCAGGGCCTGCAGAACCTGCGAGAGGAGATCAAACAGCTGGGGAGAGAGGTCCGGGCGCAGCTAAAAG CCATAGAGCCCCAGAAGGAGGAAGCTGATGAGAATTACAACTCAGTCAACACAAGGATGAAGAAAACCCAG CATGGAGTCCTGTCCCAGCAATTTGTCGAGCTCATCAACAAGTGCAACTCAATGCAGTCCGAATACCGAGAGAAGAATGTGGAGCGGATCCGGAGGCAGCTGAAGATCA CCAATGCTGGAATGGTGTCTGACGAGGAGCTGGAACAGATGCTGGACAGTGGGCAGAGTGAGGTGTTTGTGTCTAAT ATCCTGAAGGACACGCAGGTGACTCGGCAGGCCCTGAATGAGATCTCTGCGCGGCACAGTGAGATCCAGCAGTTGGAGCGCAGTATCCGAGAGCTCCATGAGATCTTTACGTTTCTAGCTACGGAGGTGGAGATGCAG GGGGAGATGATCAACCGCATCGAGAAGAACATCCTGAGCTCGGCCGACTACGTGGAACGTGGGCAAGAGCACGTCAAGATAGCCCTAGAGAATCAGAAGAAGGCGAGGAAG AAAAAAGTCATGATTGccatctgtgtctctgtcactgttCTCATCTTGGCTGTCATCATTGGCATCACCATAACCGTTGGATAA